One stretch of Rathayibacter festucae DSM 15932 DNA includes these proteins:
- the rapZ gene encoding RNase adapter RapZ, whose product MSTESEQQNVLIVTGMSGAGRSTAANALEDLGWYVVDNLPPQMLRPLVDLAQRAGDTVPKVAAVVDVRGRDFFADLGEIVRQLRVGVDLRVVFLEAADAALVRRFEQVRRPHPLQGRGTLLDGISAERTRLAQLRESADIVIDTSDLNPHQLATTITTRFAEAGRAGLQITVMSFGFKYGLPTDADMVADARFLPNPYWIPELRPHTGLDEEVRDYVLAQQGAEEFIDSYSRALRPVLDGYQRENKRHATIAIGCTGGKHRSVAVAGRVAARLAELPGVAVNVAHRDLGRE is encoded by the coding sequence ATGAGCACCGAGAGCGAGCAGCAGAACGTGCTGATCGTCACCGGGATGTCCGGAGCCGGACGATCCACCGCCGCCAACGCGCTGGAGGACCTCGGCTGGTACGTGGTCGACAACCTCCCGCCGCAGATGCTGCGCCCGCTGGTGGACCTCGCCCAGCGCGCGGGTGACACCGTGCCCAAGGTCGCGGCCGTCGTCGACGTCCGCGGGCGGGACTTCTTCGCCGACCTCGGCGAGATCGTGCGCCAGCTGCGCGTCGGCGTCGATCTGCGCGTCGTCTTCCTCGAGGCCGCCGACGCCGCTCTCGTCCGCCGCTTCGAGCAGGTCCGCCGCCCGCACCCGCTGCAGGGGCGCGGCACGCTCCTCGACGGCATCTCCGCCGAGCGGACCCGCCTGGCGCAGCTGCGCGAGTCGGCCGACATCGTGATCGACACCTCCGACCTCAATCCGCATCAGCTCGCGACCACGATCACCACGCGGTTCGCCGAAGCCGGCCGCGCGGGGCTGCAGATCACCGTGATGAGCTTCGGCTTCAAGTACGGCCTTCCGACCGACGCCGACATGGTCGCGGATGCGCGCTTCCTGCCCAACCCGTACTGGATTCCGGAGCTCCGCCCGCACACCGGTCTCGACGAAGAGGTGAGAGACTACGTGCTGGCCCAGCAGGGCGCGGAGGAGTTCATCGACTCCTACTCGCGCGCCCTCCGGCCGGTGCTCGACGGCTACCAGCGCGAGAACAAGCGCCACGCGACCATCGCCATCGGCTGCACCGGCGGCAAGCACCGCTCGGTCGCCGTCGCCGGCCGCGTCGCGGCCCGACTGGCCGAGCTGCCGGGTGTCGCCGTCAACGTGGCGCACCGCGACCTCGGCCGAGAATGA
- the whiA gene encoding DNA-binding protein WhiA — protein sequence MALTADVKGELVAIVSRKNTVRAAELATILRFSGGLHIISNRLAVEVELDSAPLATRVRRDLAELYGVRSEGSIVSAGGSRRTTSWLVRVVEGGDTLARQTGLLDQRGRPVRGLPNRLTTGTREELAAVWRGAFLAQGSLTDPGRSAALEVICPGNEAAMAIVGAAGRLGVQAKSREVRGVHRVVVRDGESISAMLTLMGATSTVASWEELRQRREVRATANRLVNFDDANLRRSAQAAVAACSRVERAMEILGEDIPEHLRYAGRLRLAHRDASLDELGHHADPPMTKDAVAGRIRRLLAMADKRATDLDIPGTDANLPAELQDL from the coding sequence GTGGCCCTCACTGCAGATGTCAAGGGCGAACTGGTCGCGATCGTCTCGCGCAAGAACACCGTCCGTGCCGCTGAACTGGCGACCATCCTCCGCTTCTCCGGAGGACTGCACATCATCTCGAACCGCCTCGCGGTCGAGGTCGAGCTCGACTCCGCCCCCCTGGCCACCCGCGTCCGCCGCGACCTCGCCGAGCTCTACGGCGTCCGCAGCGAGGGCAGCATCGTGTCGGCCGGCGGCTCGCGCCGCACGACCAGCTGGCTCGTCCGGGTCGTCGAGGGCGGCGACACCCTCGCCCGCCAGACCGGTCTGCTCGATCAGCGCGGCCGTCCCGTCCGCGGCCTGCCGAACCGGCTGACCACCGGCACCCGCGAAGAGCTCGCCGCCGTCTGGCGCGGCGCCTTCCTCGCGCAGGGCTCGCTCACCGACCCCGGCCGCTCGGCCGCCCTCGAGGTGATCTGCCCCGGCAACGAGGCGGCGATGGCGATCGTCGGAGCGGCGGGCCGTCTCGGCGTCCAGGCCAAGTCGCGCGAGGTGCGCGGCGTGCACCGCGTGGTCGTCCGCGACGGCGAGAGCATCAGCGCGATGCTCACCCTGATGGGCGCGACCTCCACCGTCGCCAGCTGGGAGGAGCTGCGCCAGCGCCGCGAGGTGCGGGCGACCGCCAACCGCCTGGTCAACTTCGACGACGCGAACCTCCGCCGCTCCGCGCAGGCCGCCGTCGCCGCGTGCTCCCGCGTCGAGCGCGCGATGGAGATCCTCGGCGAGGACATCCCCGAGCACCTCCGCTACGCCGGCCGGCTCCGGCTCGCCCACCGCGACGCCAGCCTCGACGAGCTCGGCCACCACGCCGACCCGCCGATGACGAAGGACGCGGTCGCCGGCCGCATCCGCCGCCTGCTCGCGATGGCCGACAAGCGCGCCACCGACCTCGACATCCCCGGCACCGACGCGAATCTCCCCGCCGAGCTCCAGGACCTCTGA